A section of the Corynebacterium tuberculostearicum genome encodes:
- a CDS encoding metallophosphoesterase family protein has translation MTATTFIHTSDFQLGMTRWFLKGEAQGRFNDDREAAIVRLGELAEETGAEFIVVAGDVFEHNALSRDILARATEMFKRLPVPVYVLPGNHDPLVADSVFYKTSAENVHVIADSEPIEVAPGVELVGAPYLSKRANHDLVRQALEPLGPAEGIRIAVGHGQVDSRSGEDDADTIDLAFVEDCLERGVIDYLALGDTHSTASLGTTGRVWFSGSPETTDYKETSTGGGEADSGNALVVRVGDKVDVDKRRIGRWTFEALDAAVDSAEDVERFLARLGEYPDKVRTAVKYSLRGTLGVEAHARLQRGLDEYEAVFASLRPRERTMDLYLEPSEEELASLDISGYAAEALHELLDNREDPVARDAANLLFRLEGQS, from the coding sequence ATGACTGCTACCACGTTTATCCATACCTCCGATTTTCAGCTGGGCATGACCCGGTGGTTCTTGAAGGGCGAGGCACAAGGCCGGTTTAACGATGATCGCGAGGCCGCCATCGTGCGGCTCGGCGAGCTGGCCGAGGAGACCGGCGCGGAGTTCATTGTCGTGGCCGGCGACGTCTTTGAGCACAATGCCCTCTCGCGCGACATCCTTGCCCGCGCCACGGAGATGTTTAAGCGCCTGCCGGTGCCGGTCTATGTCCTGCCGGGAAACCACGACCCGCTGGTGGCTGATTCGGTCTTTTATAAGACCAGCGCGGAGAATGTCCACGTCATCGCAGACTCAGAGCCCATCGAGGTCGCACCTGGCGTGGAGTTGGTCGGCGCGCCATACCTGTCCAAGCGCGCGAATCACGACTTGGTCCGCCAAGCACTCGAACCGTTGGGGCCGGCTGAGGGCATCCGCATCGCCGTCGGCCACGGCCAGGTGGATTCCCGCTCCGGCGAGGATGACGCCGATACCATTGACCTTGCTTTCGTCGAGGACTGCCTGGAGCGCGGGGTGATCGATTACCTAGCGCTGGGCGATACCCACTCCACTGCCAGCCTCGGCACCACCGGCCGGGTGTGGTTCTCCGGCAGCCCAGAGACCACGGACTACAAGGAAACCAGCACCGGCGGCGGCGAGGCCGATTCCGGCAATGCGTTGGTGGTGCGCGTGGGGGATAAGGTGGACGTCGACAAGCGCCGCATCGGCCGCTGGACCTTTGAAGCCCTCGATGCCGCCGTGGACTCCGCCGAAGACGTGGAACGCTTCCTCGCGCGCCTAGGCGAGTACCCCGATAAGGTGCGCACGGCCGTGAAATATAGCCTGCGCGGCACGCTCGGCGTCGAGGCCCACGCCCGCCTGCAGCGTGGCCTGGACGAGTACGAGGCCGTATTTGCGTCCCTGCGCCCGCGCGAGCGCACCATGGACCTTTACCTGGAACCCAGCGAGGAGGAATTGGCTAGCCTCGATATCTCCGGCTATGCGGCCGAAGCCCTGCATGAACTATTGGATAACCGCGAGGATCCCGTCGCCCGCGACGCCGCCAACCTGCTATTCCGCCTGGAGGGACAGTCCTAA
- a CDS encoding DEAD/DEAH box helicase yields the protein MLAAMASYLVHGLWLPVTGLGLWIEQVEGHKIVMPNAVPEGTFPPAVESILAKKSFRNRARVSLRTPKGKDVSLMVPMAMFGPEEAVAALAQMEHLNHKPPATIAPDLQWLIHAYSGLCKFVRAGRVTFRLAYQANEWFPMWQLASGLGERGWLAEMMAAAPGILHVNNRALSDDMADELTHWIAFRELRPVAEAPRPMPWHEFARALLDTRPIRRGRSQLLRGLNEWKNSIYEVELQLVYIVEEPLDVDPDTAKWPVRVRVRSGTDSPRPVSAQSLDRASVEKLREAHRKAVRIAPTLGETAQLPQPGDGDWDVYLETHQLTYFITHEVDKLKASGVTVMLPKAWAQMETKAKLETHEARDPAEAATKKHIGMNKLVDYNWRMSVGDVELTEEEMEDLVNSKSGLIQLRGKWVMADKQVVSQVSGYMDALREKAIARKKKELEQLAASAEMAKQLDQPGWEALMADVERRRQEFNEGGEEHEQVTVAELRELALESMTQEPIEFTGSTWHTALLGGVDKVAPERVEIPASVHAELREYQRRGVDWLYWMSRSGIGAVLADDMGLGKTLQLLSLLAVEKDRGEQTGPTLVVAPTSVVGNWAREAQRFVPDFKVMVQHGPSRPRGEDFLKEASECDLVITTYGTVGRDFKDMGEVGWQRVVLDEAQAIKNSATRSSKAVRSLPSEHRVALTGTPVENRLSEMRSILDFCNPGVLGTASFFRNHFAKAIERNNDEEMSERLRQLTAPFILRRVKTDPNIIDDLPEKSEQILTVSMTTEQAALYKALVNQVKKDLQEATGINKRGLVLASLTRIKQICNHPAHYLGDNSPVTLKGKHRSGKVKELMRIVDEATESGERLLVFTQYKAFGDILQPYLSDQLGREIPFLHGGVSKNKRDQMVEDFQSEDGPPAMILSLKAGGTGLNLTAASIVVHMDRWWNPAVENQATDRAFRIGQRRNVQVYKMITAGTLEESIQDILDGKTQLAGAVVGEGEGWLTELDPDQLAALMSYRGRE from the coding sequence ATGCTGGCGGCTATGGCTTCTTACCTCGTGCATGGACTGTGGCTCCCCGTTACGGGACTAGGTCTATGGATTGAACAGGTAGAAGGGCACAAGATCGTCATGCCCAATGCCGTTCCTGAGGGCACCTTCCCGCCAGCGGTGGAGTCCATCTTGGCGAAGAAATCCTTCCGCAATCGAGCGCGGGTATCGCTGCGAACGCCAAAAGGCAAGGATGTCTCCCTGATGGTGCCCATGGCGATGTTCGGACCCGAAGAGGCCGTGGCGGCGCTTGCCCAAATGGAGCACCTGAACCACAAGCCGCCCGCTACCATCGCGCCGGACCTCCAGTGGCTGATTCATGCCTACAGCGGCCTGTGCAAGTTCGTGCGCGCCGGGCGCGTGACCTTCCGGCTGGCTTACCAGGCCAATGAGTGGTTCCCCATGTGGCAGCTGGCCTCCGGCCTGGGCGAGCGCGGCTGGCTCGCGGAGATGATGGCGGCCGCGCCGGGCATTTTGCACGTGAATAATCGGGCGCTCTCGGATGACATGGCCGATGAGCTCACCCACTGGATTGCCTTCCGCGAGCTGCGGCCCGTGGCGGAGGCTCCGCGCCCGATGCCCTGGCACGAGTTCGCCCGCGCCCTGCTCGATACGCGGCCGATCCGACGAGGGCGCTCGCAGCTGCTGCGCGGGCTCAACGAGTGGAAGAACTCCATCTACGAGGTCGAACTCCAGCTGGTCTATATCGTGGAGGAGCCGCTTGACGTTGACCCGGATACGGCCAAGTGGCCAGTGCGCGTGCGGGTGCGCTCGGGCACGGATTCTCCACGGCCGGTGTCGGCGCAGAGTTTGGATAGGGCGAGTGTGGAAAAGCTGCGCGAGGCTCACCGCAAGGCCGTGCGCATCGCACCCACGCTGGGGGAGACCGCGCAGCTGCCGCAGCCTGGCGACGGCGACTGGGACGTCTACCTTGAAACCCACCAGCTCACCTATTTTATTACCCACGAGGTGGATAAGCTCAAGGCCAGCGGCGTGACCGTCATGCTTCCCAAAGCCTGGGCGCAGATGGAGACTAAGGCCAAGCTGGAAACCCACGAGGCCCGCGATCCGGCCGAAGCCGCCACGAAGAAGCACATCGGCATGAATAAGCTGGTGGACTATAACTGGCGCATGTCCGTAGGCGATGTGGAGCTGACCGAGGAAGAGATGGAGGACCTGGTCAATTCCAAGTCCGGCCTCATCCAGCTGCGCGGCAAGTGGGTCATGGCCGATAAACAGGTCGTCTCCCAAGTCTCCGGCTACATGGACGCGCTGCGGGAGAAGGCCATAGCGCGCAAAAAGAAGGAGCTCGAGCAGCTAGCCGCCTCCGCAGAGATGGCTAAGCAGCTCGACCAGCCAGGGTGGGAAGCCCTGATGGCGGACGTGGAGCGCCGCCGCCAAGAATTCAACGAGGGCGGCGAGGAGCACGAGCAGGTCACCGTGGCCGAGCTGCGCGAGCTGGCGCTAGAGTCCATGACCCAAGAGCCCATCGAGTTCACCGGCAGCACCTGGCACACGGCGCTGCTCGGCGGGGTGGATAAGGTTGCCCCGGAGCGCGTGGAGATTCCCGCCTCCGTCCATGCGGAGCTGCGCGAGTACCAGCGCCGCGGCGTCGACTGGCTGTATTGGATGTCGCGCAGTGGCATTGGAGCAGTGCTTGCCGACGACATGGGGCTCGGCAAAACCCTCCAACTACTGTCCCTCCTCGCGGTGGAGAAGGACCGCGGGGAGCAGACCGGCCCCACCCTCGTGGTGGCACCAACGTCTGTGGTGGGCAACTGGGCCCGCGAGGCCCAGCGCTTCGTCCCAGACTTCAAAGTCATGGTGCAGCACGGCCCCAGCCGCCCGCGCGGGGAGGACTTTTTAAAGGAGGCCAGCGAGTGTGACCTCGTCATCACCACCTACGGCACCGTGGGCCGCGATTTTAAGGACATGGGCGAAGTCGGCTGGCAGCGCGTCGTCCTCGACGAGGCCCAGGCGATTAAGAATTCCGCGACGCGCTCGTCCAAGGCCGTGCGCTCGCTGCCCTCGGAACACCGCGTGGCGCTGACCGGTACCCCGGTGGAAAATCGCCTCTCTGAGATGCGCTCCATCCTGGATTTCTGCAACCCCGGCGTGCTGGGCACCGCCTCGTTCTTCCGCAATCACTTTGCCAAGGCCATCGAGCGCAATAATGACGAGGAAATGTCCGAGCGCCTGCGCCAACTCACCGCGCCGTTTATCCTCCGCCGCGTCAAGACGGACCCGAATATCATCGATGACCTGCCGGAAAAGTCCGAGCAGATCCTCACCGTATCCATGACCACCGAGCAGGCCGCCCTGTATAAGGCACTGGTCAACCAAGTGAAAAAGGACCTGCAGGAGGCGACGGGCATCAACAAGCGCGGGCTGGTGCTGGCCTCGCTGACCCGCATTAAGCAGATTTGTAATCACCCCGCGCACTACCTGGGCGATAACTCGCCGGTGACGCTCAAGGGCAAGCACCGCTCTGGCAAGGTCAAAGAGCTCATGCGCATCGTGGACGAAGCCACCGAATCCGGCGAGCGACTCCTCGTCTTTACCCAGTACAAGGCCTTTGGCGATATCCTGCAGCCCTACTTAAGCGACCAACTCGGCCGCGAGATCCCCTTCCTGCACGGCGGGGTAAGCAAGAATAAGCGCGACCAGATGGTGGAGGACTTCCAGTCCGAGGACGGCCCACCGGCGATGATTCTGTCGCTCAAGGCGGGCGGCACCGGCCTGAACCTCACGGCCGCCTCTATCGTCGTGCATATGGACCGCTGGTGGAACCCGGCGGTGGAAAACCAGGCGACGGACCGTGCCTTCCGCATTGGCCAGCGCCGCAATGTGCAGGTGTATAAGATGATCACCGCAGGTACGCTGGAGGAATCCATTCAGGATATCTTGGACGGTAAGACGCAGCTGGCCGGCGCCGTGGTGGGCGAAGGCGAGGGCTGGCTCACGGAGCTAGACCCTGATCAGCTGGCCGCACTCATGAGCTACCGGGGGAGGGAGTAA
- a CDS encoding SWIM zinc finger family protein encodes MAVKGDDNVIYANFGTRKRVSTPAEVNHVDRSGRILSTTAARIAAFTSHGADRGRITRGRQYAEGGHVVGLEVRNGAIHGRVAGSQNEPFAVLIQLPYRNNDDIAQLATEFARTPNSVANARKGMLSDAALDTLFASEAEDLRLTCDCPDGEYVCKHIVAVGDKLATRADADPAVIFNMRGLDFARLERMVLEQAKAVSRESFTPSDLSEEEKNDIFWNGRELPKLPQPKVAPAIDDSDPDLLRKAMRSVSHTNLDLLRAVSDIEDLYYHLSH; translated from the coding sequence ATGGCCGTTAAAGGCGACGACAACGTCATCTATGCCAATTTTGGCACCCGCAAACGAGTAAGCACCCCGGCCGAGGTCAATCACGTAGACCGCAGCGGGCGCATCCTGTCCACTACGGCTGCGCGCATCGCGGCCTTTACCTCGCATGGCGCGGATCGCGGCCGGATTACCCGCGGCCGCCAGTATGCCGAGGGCGGACACGTCGTGGGCCTCGAGGTGCGCAATGGCGCCATCCACGGCCGCGTGGCAGGCTCTCAGAACGAGCCCTTTGCGGTGCTCATCCAGCTGCCGTACCGCAATAATGATGATATTGCCCAGCTGGCCACCGAGTTCGCCCGCACCCCCAATTCCGTGGCCAATGCGCGCAAGGGCATGCTTTCCGACGCCGCCCTGGACACCCTCTTTGCCTCCGAGGCCGAAGACCTGCGCCTGACCTGTGACTGCCCAGATGGCGAGTACGTATGCAAGCACATCGTGGCGGTAGGCGATAAGCTCGCCACCCGCGCCGATGCGGACCCTGCCGTCATCTTTAATATGCGCGGGCTGGACTTTGCCCGGCTCGAGCGCATGGTCTTAGAACAGGCCAAGGCGGTCAGCCGCGAAAGCTTCACCCCGAGCGACCTGTCTGAGGAAGAAAAGAATGACATCTTCTGGAACGGCCGCGAGCTACCGAAGCTGCCGCAGCCCAAGGTAGCCCCGGCCATCGATGACTCCGATCCGGACCTGCTGCGCAAGGCCATGCGTTCGGTTTCGCATACCAACCTGGATCTCTTGCGCGCGGTATCCGATATTGAAGACCTCTACTACCACCTCTCGCACTAA